Proteins encoded together in one Bactrocera neohumeralis isolate Rockhampton chromosome 4, APGP_CSIRO_Bneo_wtdbg2-racon-allhic-juicebox.fasta_v2, whole genome shotgun sequence window:
- the LOC126754623 gene encoding uncharacterized protein LOC126754623, with protein MDVEETQTTSNTVRSEIAVPKASAAPVAAPRTRVMRPPPSTEAVREMREEQLLEPQGPPCCSLCHRPHALKRCTIFKSMKPAQRKQVARAHGHCMTCLADDHATIECWADGACQYCQRPHHTLFHRFPRRANPSESSTNTRTRPRIDAIRRRRSSQSTTTRTRPSPPRQAHCQQQRRSTGLSAVLNTLQQLQRLLAD; from the coding sequence atggacgtagaggagacccaaaccacctccaacacCGTAAGGTCCGAAATCGCTGTTCCCAAAGCGTCGGCTGCACCCGTTGCCGCTCCACGGACCAGGGTTATGCGACCACCGCCATCCACCGAAGCAGTCAGGGAGATGAGGGAAGAGCAGCTGTTGGAGCCACAGGGGCCTCCATGTTGCAGCCTGTGCCATCGCCCACACGCCCTGAAACGATGTACCATCTTTAAGAGCATGAAGCCCGCTCAACGAAAACAGGTTGCAAGAGCCCATGGGCATTGCATGACCTGCCTGGCAGATGACCACGCCACCATAGAGTGCTGGGCCGACGGCGCCTGTCAATATTGCCAGAGGCCCCATCACACTCTTTTTCATCGTTTTCCCCGCCGAGCCAATCCGTCGGAAAGTAGCACCAACACCCGTACCAGACCACGCATCGATGCTATCCGGCGACGTCGAAGCAGCCAATCAACGACAACACGTACACGGCCATCTCCGCCACGCCAGGCTCATTGCCAGCAACAACGACGCTCAACAGGGTTGAGCGCTGTACTTAACAcactgcaacagctgcagcggcTCCTAGCCGATTaa